One region of Candidatus Peribacteraceae bacterium genomic DNA includes:
- a CDS encoding NUDIX domain-containing protein: MEEKYRLAASVMVLKPMEVCTREGCKTIHQFLLLHKPRKNDAWQLPQGGVEQGETEREGALRELKEEAGISDTTFLASSPKVYQYDFPPSYRHFRPDNICGQKISFVFTLVEPEARVEVDGKEVDAHAWVDPSQLQLYVHRKEYLELLQGLYEEALRFVEEKPSVPLRP, translated from the coding sequence ATGGAAGAGAAGTACCGTTTGGCGGCGTCCGTGATGGTCCTCAAGCCCATGGAGGTCTGTACCCGGGAAGGGTGCAAGACCATCCATCAATTCCTTCTGCTCCATAAGCCGCGCAAGAACGATGCGTGGCAATTGCCGCAGGGGGGTGTGGAGCAGGGGGAGACCGAGCGGGAGGGGGCGTTGCGGGAACTGAAGGAAGAGGCCGGCATCAGCGACACCACCTTCCTCGCCTCCAGCCCGAAGGTCTACCAGTACGATTTCCCGCCGTCGTACCGCCATTTCCGTCCGGATAACATCTGCGGACAGAAGATCTCCTTCGTCTTCACGCTCGTGGAACCGGAGGCGCGCGTGGAGGTGGACGGCAAGGAAGTGGATGCGCACGCGTGGGTGGATCCCTCCCAATTGCAGTTGTACGTCCATCGGAAGGAGTACTTGGAGCTGCTGCAGGGGCTTTACGAAGAGGCGTTGAGGTTCGTGGAGGAAAAGCCATCCGTCCCTCTTCGTCCATGA
- the ruvC gene encoding crossover junction endodeoxyribonuclease RuvC: MRVLGVDPGLATIGLGVVITSSPHDIRLEEWLLLRTKAGLGMGDRLAEIHHDLTQYLRERQPDLAVVEKLFFETNVKTAMDVAQARGVILLTLRQAAIPLLEVTPLQVKSAITGDGKADKRQVQDMVMRMLNLAERPGDDAADALAMAAYGALHTHTSLAFS; the protein is encoded by the coding sequence ATGAGAGTCCTCGGTGTCGATCCAGGCCTTGCCACTATCGGTTTAGGTGTTGTGATAACATCTTCTCCGCATGACATCCGCCTGGAGGAGTGGTTGCTCCTGCGTACCAAGGCCGGGCTGGGCATGGGAGACAGGCTTGCGGAAATCCACCATGACCTCACGCAGTACCTGCGGGAACGGCAGCCGGACCTTGCCGTGGTGGAGAAGCTCTTCTTCGAGACGAACGTGAAGACCGCCATGGATGTGGCGCAAGCGCGCGGCGTGATCCTCCTCACCCTCCGGCAGGCGGCAATCCCCCTGCTCGAAGTGACCCCCCTCCAGGTGAAATCCGCCATTACGGGGGACGGGAAGGCGGATAAGAGGCAGGTGCAGGATATGGTGATGCGCATGCTGAACCTTGCGGAACGGCCCGGTGACGATGCGGCGGACGCATTGGCGATGGCGGCGTACGGGGCGCTCCATACACATACTTCCTTGGCTTTCTCCTAA
- a CDS encoding 6-phosphofructokinase — translation MKIALLQGGGTCPGSNAAHYGLTQTATKEGHEVVVIPEGYKGLITPEQEYRDIFSYPLVQQRGLDALFLEPGSLPHTSRTKPIPVNTDGNIIQVDLEVFHRNAEVIQENLTRNRVDILAIVGGDDTLWRGASMLHRYDILKRRNAHGKSQTVQAVGVPKTIDNDFLRIAYSFGATTAALCGQHLVREGRVEAENCQKVMIIEAMGRDCGWLAAASAENADGVLIPEMELSEDEVVCAIQQKIRSQGKALVLVVAEGYPIDGMKIHLAGLPDAFGHMRLGGVRGYIERWLNNANISTMQLCPGYLFRSGPPTTRDAAFARRLGNTAMQAALKGEDGVIAHLPEGSRSLEDTLALMDMATIRGGKNLDPTAYDPETLRYTKPLMPEPERPSWIEP, via the coding sequence ATGAAAATCGCACTCCTCCAGGGTGGCGGAACCTGCCCCGGGTCGAACGCAGCCCACTACGGCCTCACGCAAACCGCCACAAAAGAAGGCCATGAAGTGGTGGTGATCCCCGAGGGGTATAAAGGGTTGATAACGCCTGAACAGGAATACCGGGACATCTTCTCGTATCCCTTGGTGCAACAGAGGGGATTGGACGCTCTGTTCCTCGAGCCGGGATCCCTGCCGCACACATCCCGCACCAAGCCCATTCCCGTGAACACCGACGGGAACATCATCCAAGTGGACTTGGAGGTGTTCCATCGCAATGCGGAGGTGATCCAGGAAAACCTCACGCGCAACCGCGTGGATATCCTGGCGATCGTCGGCGGCGACGATACGCTCTGGCGCGGCGCGAGCATGCTCCACCGCTACGACATCCTGAAGAGGAGGAACGCGCACGGGAAGTCTCAAACTGTTCAAGCCGTAGGGGTTCCGAAGACGATCGACAATGATTTTCTGCGCATCGCCTACTCCTTCGGCGCAACCACTGCGGCGCTCTGCGGACAGCATCTCGTTCGCGAGGGGCGCGTGGAAGCGGAGAACTGCCAGAAAGTGATGATCATCGAAGCCATGGGAAGGGATTGCGGATGGCTGGCTGCGGCGAGCGCGGAGAATGCCGACGGCGTGTTGATCCCCGAAATGGAGCTTTCTGAAGATGAGGTTGTGTGCGCCATCCAGCAGAAGATCCGCTCGCAGGGGAAGGCGCTCGTGCTCGTGGTTGCGGAAGGGTACCCGATCGACGGGATGAAAATCCATCTTGCAGGTCTGCCCGATGCTTTCGGCCATATGCGCTTGGGAGGGGTGCGAGGCTACATCGAACGGTGGCTCAATAACGCAAATATCAGCACCATGCAGCTCTGCCCGGGGTACCTCTTCCGAAGCGGCCCCCCTACGACCCGCGATGCGGCCTTCGCCCGCCGGTTGGGCAACACCGCCATGCAGGCGGCGCTCAAAGGGGAAGACGGCGTCATTGCCCATCTTCCGGAAGGAAGCAGGTCACTGGAAGACACGCTCGCCCTCATGGACATGGCAACCATCCGCGGCGGGAAGAACCTTGATCCTACCGCCTACGACCCGGAAACACTGCGCTATACGAAACCTCTCATGCCTGAACCCGAACGCCCCTCGTGGATTGAACCCTGA
- a CDS encoding FAD-dependent oxidoreductase: MYDVLVIGLGASGYTAAIYTARYQLKTFLVGLEEGGLGITAAEVGNWPGDVEVHGPELMERFKKHALSFEEVTHKVARVEKIEKVAEGFKATLSGGESVDAKAVILATGSNKRHLGVPGEKEFAGKGVSYCATCDAFFFRNKTVAVAGGGDAAVEGAAIVAQVAKHVYLVHRRDAFRAEPYWVDRVKARENVTFVLERNVREILGEGKVTGIKLDQPFEGNDVLAVDGIFIEIGSDPASALGKSLGVEVDGKGFLKVNNAMRTAVPGVFAAGDVTNGSNRFAQFVTGAGEGAVAANSAFGFIHGDGVGMGAIEGG, translated from the coding sequence ATGTACGACGTCCTAGTCATCGGCCTCGGCGCCTCGGGATACACGGCCGCCATCTACACGGCGCGCTATCAGCTCAAGACGTTCCTCGTGGGCTTGGAGGAGGGGGGTTTGGGGATCACGGCGGCGGAAGTGGGCAATTGGCCGGGTGATGTGGAAGTGCACGGACCGGAGCTGATGGAGCGGTTCAAGAAACATGCCCTGAGCTTCGAGGAAGTGACGCACAAGGTGGCGCGCGTGGAGAAGATCGAGAAGGTCGCAGAGGGCTTCAAGGCGACGTTGAGCGGCGGAGAGAGCGTGGATGCCAAGGCGGTGATCTTGGCTACGGGCTCCAACAAACGCCATTTGGGCGTCCCCGGGGAAAAAGAATTTGCGGGGAAGGGCGTCTCCTACTGTGCCACGTGCGACGCGTTCTTCTTCCGCAACAAGACCGTGGCCGTGGCGGGGGGAGGGGATGCGGCGGTGGAGGGGGCGGCCATCGTGGCGCAGGTGGCAAAGCACGTCTACCTGGTCCACCGCCGGGATGCGTTCCGCGCGGAGCCGTATTGGGTGGATAGGGTGAAAGCGCGCGAGAATGTCACGTTCGTCCTGGAACGGAACGTGCGGGAGATCCTGGGCGAAGGGAAAGTGACGGGTATCAAGCTCGATCAGCCGTTCGAGGGGAACGATGTCCTCGCCGTCGACGGCATTTTCATCGAAATCGGCTCCGATCCGGCTTCCGCATTGGGGAAGAGCCTGGGGGTGGAGGTGGACGGGAAGGGCTTCCTCAAGGTGAATAACGCCATGCGCACCGCCGTTCCCGGCGTCTTTGCGGCGGGCGATGTGACGAACGGCAGCAACCGCTTCGCGCAGTTCGTCACGGGGGCGGGGGAGGGAGCGGTGGCAGCCAACAGCGCGTTCGGGTTCATCCACGGGGATGGCGTGGGGATGGGGGCGATCGAAGGTGGATGA
- a CDS encoding DNA replication/repair protein RecF, producing the protein MRLLSLSLQDFRNYATVQLDVSEGLLHLFVGKNASGKTNLLDAVAILSQGASALGLQEEDLVRRGREFYRVRGEVAGDNGEGAALEVTSQLEPRRKKACFRNDVKTAAADFVGLLPTVLFLPQDLDLFTGAPAERRRFLDNLLSQVSPAYYRALGKYQQLLKQRNTLLKRIANREAKERDLEPWDAQLAEEGSVVTLARLELIETFTLTLGEELRALGEAWEAVRLEYRRKGKERSREGLAREMVTLLEAARERDILLQSTSVGPHRDDWGILINGLAMERFASRGQQRAAVVALLFLEASYLELKRGERPVILLDDVFSELDDLHRERVAAAFPQNQVFLTSTHLPPSLVKGAVLWSIEEGTVRKM; encoded by the coding sequence ATGCGTTTACTCTCGTTGTCCCTGCAGGATTTCCGAAACTACGCAACCGTGCAATTGGATGTTTCGGAGGGGCTGCTCCACCTCTTCGTGGGAAAGAATGCGAGCGGCAAGACGAACCTGCTGGATGCCGTGGCAATCCTCTCCCAAGGCGCGTCCGCGCTGGGTTTGCAGGAGGAAGACCTGGTGCGCCGGGGGCGGGAGTTCTACAGGGTGCGGGGGGAAGTGGCGGGTGATAACGGCGAGGGGGCGGCGTTGGAAGTGACGAGCCAGCTGGAACCGCGGCGGAAGAAAGCATGTTTCCGCAACGATGTGAAGACGGCTGCCGCCGATTTTGTGGGCTTGCTGCCCACCGTCCTGTTCCTGCCCCAGGACCTCGACCTCTTCACCGGCGCCCCCGCCGAGCGCCGGCGCTTCTTGGACAACCTGCTCTCGCAAGTCTCCCCCGCCTACTACCGCGCGCTGGGCAAGTACCAGCAACTCCTCAAACAACGGAACACCCTCCTCAAGCGCATCGCGAACCGCGAAGCCAAGGAGCGCGATCTGGAGCCCTGGGACGCGCAACTTGCGGAGGAGGGGAGTGTTGTCACCCTGGCGCGGCTGGAGCTCATCGAGACGTTCACGCTCACGTTGGGGGAGGAGCTGCGGGCGCTGGGGGAAGCGTGGGAGGCGGTGCGGCTCGAGTACCGCCGGAAGGGGAAGGAGCGCAGCCGCGAAGGATTGGCGCGGGAAATGGTCACGCTCCTGGAAGCCGCGCGGGAGCGGGATATCCTCCTCCAGTCCACATCCGTAGGACCCCACCGGGACGATTGGGGCATCCTCATCAACGGGCTTGCCATGGAACGTTTCGCCTCGCGAGGGCAACAGCGCGCAGCCGTGGTGGCACTGCTCTTTCTGGAGGCTTCCTACCTGGAACTCAAGCGGGGGGAGCGGCCGGTGATATTGCTCGATGACGTTTTTTCGGAACTCGATGACCTCCACCGGGAGCGCGTGGCGGCGGCGTTCCCGCAGAACCAGGTGTTCCTCACCTCCACACACCTCCCCCCCTCTCTCGTAAAAGGGGCGGTCCTGTGGTCCATTGAAGAGGGGACAGTGAGAAAGATGTGA